TAAACTCTTCACTGGTGATTTCTTGATAAATCCCTGGTGATAATATCCTACCGGGTCTCCTTTTTTCCCTATAACAGCCTTTTGAATTTACAGTAGGCGCATCCCTCATTGGTTTATGGATAAAATATGATGCAGGTTAGGTCCACGGGAACTGTAGACCAAATTACAAGACAGCCCATTAAAGGAAGAAAACGGGGTGGAGGAATTCGATTTGGGGAGATGGAGAGAGATTCAATGCTTGCTCATGGAGCTGCATATCTGTTGCATGACAGGCTCCATACTTGTTCTGATCATCACATTGCCGATGTTTGTTCACTTTGTGGAAGTCTTCTCACAACAACCTCTGCCCAAACACATAAAAGAATAGTCCGAGAACAGGGGGAGAAGTTACCTCCGGGAAGGATCCCTAAAAAGGTTACCTGTCATGCCTGTAAAACTAGCAAAGGGATGGAAACTGTAGCTATGCCCTATGTGTTCAGGTATTTGGCTGCAGAATTAGCAGCGATGAATATAAAAATGACTCTGAAACTAACTAATGGAGCAGAAGCATGAAAAACTGAGTAGAATTAGCTAATGACAGGTGGGTTAGGCTTGCAATGACATACGAACAGCGCTGTCCTTAGGCCATTGCCTGGAGCCTCAAATTCTTGGGGTCCAATTTTGTTACTTCTTAAATATGTTCCAACTGATTTTGCTTCTTGTTATTATAAACCTTATATTGTAATGCAAAAATCTGCAAGTGTTTCTCTCTTTTTTTGTACTAGTTAATGTCAATTGGCTTTGAGAGAATTTTGAATTTCCTATTTTAGAGCATCTTGAGGGAGATCCCGTCACAAAATATATAACGTTGGGGGATACCCTTTTCGTTTCTAGCCTAACCCAATTTGTTCTCATGCTGCACTTTGGATActggtatttttattttatttttatagaagtatagtattattttttaaaataatactcgataatataatatttttattaaaaacttCCGTTCTCGATTtgataataaattcgataaaatcgTAGAATAATACCCCTTCGTCTTTTATTAACTGTTTTAATTGACAAAGTCAAAATATCAAGGGAATTGTACGAAATGCCTTGACTAATccaatctttttttttgaaacgaaAGAATCGTATTGAATGCAAAATTAGTTCAGTACAATGAGTACTACCTTTCAATAGTTGTTCTCTAATCTCAACAGGAGAAGAGCTGGACCAAGATAAAGATAAAGCATCTTCTCTAGCTAATCTCGAGAGGATATTCGctactttatttctttcttttggaATATAATAACATTTCCAAGAGGTAAAACTACGAAAAAGTAATTAAATGTCTTAAATCATGTTGAGTGACTGCCAATTATTGCAGAATTGTTATTAACAACATTTACCACTGTCTTTGCGTCGAGTTCAAAATGCACTTTCTCCAGCTTTAGTGTTTGAGCCCAAATCACAGCTTCCCTCAATCCCATGCATTCTGCATGCTCAGCGCTTTTAGTTTCCTTCAGGTAGATGCAACTTGCAGCTTGTTGGGCACCTGCAAAATTTCGGATTATTAGACTAATGCCTCCAGTCTTATTAGAATCTAAGCAAGAGCCGTCAACATTAATATTAACAATATCTGAGGGAGGGGGTATCCAATGAATATTGCTACGACAGACTCTATTATTAGAGATATTAGTCTTGGTTTTCTGAGCAGAATGTTCTGTGATGAACGAACGAGATCTTTTGATGGTTTTATCAGGGCATGGGTTAATGTGCTGAAATACTTTATCGTATCTGTCAGACCAAATACACCATGCAGTTATTGCACGTTTGCAGATTTCATCTTCTGAAATTTTCCTGTCATGAAGATCATCGAACCAATTTCCAATCCAGTCAGAGAATGATGTCGAACTACTTGAGGACCATCCAAagattgaaaaccaaaccaaCCTAGCTAGATTACATTCAATAAGAACATGGGATGAAGATTCTTGGGCCTGCTCACAGAATTGACAGTCAGTAGGAACTCCAGGAATCTTTGTACTCAGAACATCTCTCGTTGGAAGGAGATTAGAGACAACTTTTCAGATAAAATGCCTTATCATGGGAAGCAAAGGTAGTTTCCAGAGAGTTTTATAAATTTTAATCATTCTTGGTCCTACGGATTCAGAATAGTTCTGCTCTTCGTACATCTTTCTATAGGAAGATTTCACTGAAAAGTTACCATTCCTTTCAAGTAACCAGACTAGTCTGTCTTCCTGGCTGTTATAAATCTCAATACGAGAGATGAGATTAATTGTATTGGTTTCAAATAGCTCCTGGAGAATATTAAGATCCCATGATTCTGAATTCTGAAGAAAAAGTTGGTGCACATATTTGAACTGATGATATGAAGAACAACCCTGCTTAGGAATTAGAGGTCTTGGTAAATCCTCGATCCATCCGTGCTTCCAAATTAGGATATTCTTTCCATTACCCAGGCACCAAAAAACTGTTTTTAAGGACAAATCCAAGTTCAGAACTTATGCTCCTCCATGACCAGGTGGAGTTTGATTTTTTCTTCAAATTGAAAAGGCCTCCATCTTGAAAGTATTTAGCATGAAGATATCTAGTCATCATGGATTCAGTATCAGAACAAAGTTTCCAACCTGATTTTGCTAGGAGAGCTCTGTTAAAGATGTGCATATCACGAAATCCTAAACCACCTTCTTCCTTAGCTTTTTGAGTCCTTTTCCAAGTGATAATATGATTTCCTCTACAAGATTTCTTGTTCCTCCAGAATTGTTGTTGTTTAAAACTCATGTGTTTGACAGTGACATCAGGTTGTTTAAAACTTGTCATGTGATGAATAGGTATTGCATTGGACATATTCTTAATCATCACAGATCTAGCTGCTTCAGACATATGGCTGCCATTCCAATTTGAGAATTTATGATCCATTTTATCACATAGAATCGAGAAAGGAATGCGTTTCTTTGTGTCCACAAAGAATGGAAGACCAAGGTATTTCTCTTTTGAAATATTTATATATCTAACTTGAAGAGTGCCACTGATTGTTTAACAAGCTTCTGGATCAAGATTGGCACTAAAATAGACTGTTGACTTACTGAAGTTAATCAACTGCCCTGAGCATAAAAAAAACTGATGAATGACTTGAGGAAGTTTTTGAAATTGTGAGTCATTAGATTTACAAAACAAAATACAATCGTCATAAAAGTTGATTAATCTTTGGAGTTGAGCGAGAAATCTTCATACCTGTCAACTGACCCGATCTTTCACAATAAGCTAAAAATCTCGAGAAAGATTCCATAGCTAGAATAAAAAGATTGGGTGACAATGGATCACCCTGCCGTATCCCACGAGTAGGTTTGAAGGATGGAGTAGGAGAGCCATTTAACATGATTTCAATATGTGTTGTTGAGATGCATTGAGATATTAGCCGGAGAAACTTTTCCGAGAAACCAAACTGTTTGAGAATGTCCAACGAAAAACTCCATTCTAATCTGTCGAACGCTTTAGACATGTCCATTTTAAGTGCAAGATGACCACTCATGCCTTCCTTTCTCTTCATAGCTTGAATAATATCCTGAACCAAACATATATTCTCCGAGATTACTTTTCCTGGAACATAGGTAGATTGCATTGGAGAGATGATGTTAGCAATATGGTTCTTCATTCTTAAAGCTATAATTTTTGAGACAATCTTGTACACTGTGTTTCATAAAGCTATTGGTCGAAAATCCTCTGGCTTGTTAGCTACTTGGACTTTAGGGATCAAAGAAACTCTTGTATTATTCAGCTGTTTAAGAAGAAACCCAGTGTGAAAGAAGGATTTGATAATTTTACAAACATCTTCCTTCACTAGCTGCCATTGTGTCTGATAGAATCTAGGAGGAAAGCCGTCTGGTCCTGATGAAGTCCATGGTTCCATTGTCATAAGAgcttgatatatctcttgatctgTAGGGATAGCTTCCAGCTCTTGATTATCTTCTGCTGAAATACATTGAGGGATATGCTTGAGAAAGTGCTGATTATTGGAAGAGCTTGAGGTTGACATGATAACTTGAAAATGATTCTTGAGAAGAGCAGTAAGAGAGTCACTGTAATTGCACCAAGTTCCAAAAAGGGCTAGAAGAGAGTCAATTCTATTCCTCTACTTTTTTCGATTCATTCTAATACGGAAATACTTTGAATTCATATCCATGtcattataaaaatgatctctggATTTTTGTTTGTTGGAGTTAGATTGTATTTCATTGAGCATTCTTATTTCAGCTTCCAAAGTAACAACATCATCAGTATTAGAACCACCCAAATCTGCAGCTTGAAGAGTAGTTATCTCTGATTGTAACTGAGTGATACGTTTAGTGATATTGCCAAACGCATTTTTACTCCATAGATACAAGATGTATCTCATGTTAGCAAGCTTATTAGAAATAATGAAAGCATTAGAGCATGGCAACTAGAAGACCAAGAAGATATAATATGGTCAATGCAGCTATCTTGTTTGAGCCAAAGCTCAAAAAATTTCCAGTTCCTTCATGATACTGTATTTTGTTTAGAGAGTTCTAATAAAATGGGTGCATGGTCAGAACCATTCTGGTGCAGATGGTTAAGAGTTGAATCTGGACATCTTAAGAACCCGTCACTATTAACTAAAGCCCTATCTAACCTGGATTTCACATGACCTGTTCCATGTCTATTGCTAGTCCACGTAAAGGGATTTCCCAAAAGCCTAAATCAGATAAGTCAGAGTATTTGATCAAGTCTAAGACTTTACTAGAGGTTGTATTATTTAGATCAGAATTTCTATCATTAGGTGAAAAAATGATATCTAAATCACAAATAAGAACCCATGGTTTATTAATAAAGTTACTAAGTTCTTTAATGAATGACTATTGTGCAACTTTTTCATGAATATAGGGAGTACCATAGATACAAGTAAGGTACCACTCCACTCTACTTGGGTCTTTAACGATAAAAACATGCATAATTTTATCATCTTGATGGACAATGTTCAAACTGAACCGATCGTTCCATAGA
This portion of the Papaver somniferum cultivar HN1 chromosome 11, ASM357369v1, whole genome shotgun sequence genome encodes:
- the LOC113324260 gene encoding uncharacterized protein LOC113324260 translates to MEAVHKKGPWNVCKSHLNLIIYDDFIPLKDWQFTHQDWTVQFNNLLLEHHLVQVVDETLMELECWTVGHDKEECPNIEIDLNIRIYTNEEYINYCHELARAYGVEIYEDLDLLLQRVCEASRKQIAEENDGQDDTRTPKRLRNSEDEFIELSGDIRLLGNPFTWTSNRHGTGHVKSRLDRALVNSDGFLRCPDSTLNHLHQNGSDHAPILLELSKQNTLPCSNAFIISNKLANMRYILYLWSKNAFGNITKRITQLQSEITTLQAADLGGSNTDDVVTLEAEIRMLNEIQSNSNKQKSRDHFYNDMDMNSNDSLTALLKNHFQVIMSTSSSSNNQHFLKHIPQCISAEDNQELEAIPTDQEIYQALMTMEPWTSSGPDGFPPRFYQTQWQLVKEDVCKIIKSFFHTGFLLKQLNNTRVSLIPKVQVANKPEDFRPIAL